A genomic window from Megalobrama amblycephala isolate DHTTF-2021 linkage group LG2, ASM1881202v1, whole genome shotgun sequence includes:
- the crb1 gene encoding protein crumbs homolog 1 isoform X2 translates to MDMDLTVLGSVWLRLVACVLFLLLQWTESLTVLKTSAHCLDKPCQNRAECREAPSDFLCQCQSPVPALPRTHCDSSSALCQLSICQGNATCQPSGAHPGELVCQCEPGLLGQDCHSSAQLCAQGLCGDSVRCLAVQDRSPGYACICQEGYTGSSCEKEVDHCSPNPCRNRAICRSRRDGPTCFCVPGFQGKHCEIEVNECVSWPCRNGATCVDKIGHYICLCRPGYTGSSCEVQIDECQSQPCLHGGSCHDHINGFTCTCLAGFQGERCETNIDECSDQPCQNGALCVDEINSYHCDCSQTNFTGVHCEIPPPPCWSQPCLNDALCEDENGNYTCICWPGFEGRNCETDVSECDSSPCVNEGICIERSWKTLYGTESLFPPRYSPRHASGFICKCPPGFSGALCEQNTTACTTNPCHNGATCEDFLGSYKCICLSESHDGVLYGGHNCSEPLVGCEGHECQNGAACMPFLSEGVHGYSCICQPGYTGSYCQTPTVFSFETIGGFLHLQTPLLGAEAYFNITLSFRTVLENTILFQRGSEGVILSLELQETHLLLDLRSDPQTNTTSWTLMLPQDLSDGEWHTVEAVLGEGTLLLQLLEPCQDADNCGTTAQVDTGALELESALQSTFVGGLDEGGGTGSFIGCMRDLFVDSQLMVPEDWLSSSAVNVVQGCSHHDRCLSGPCENHGECVNLWQGYQCRCLRPYVGQNCGEEYITARFGQEDSTSYAVFTINDQLESDMLYLSMFLRTRKESGLLVLLANSTTEYLQMWLEKGKLTMKVDNLKTITGKNVVNDGEIHFVSITIQEGMITLQESDHVFEPMDVQHVSIQYGDVIYVGGLLDGRESSAFGGYFKGCLQDLELNEKKLEFFPLDASVMSYRPDRMVDVTAGCTSDDSCAKNPCQNGGMCFSLWDDFTCKCPPNTAGQHCEEVSWCELSPCPPQTICRALSKGYECISNVTFQDNTTLVYRGNGLISRHLTSIVFSIRTRKRNAAVLHAESGPDFVTVSIQDGFLVLELLSGTSSSSSSSSLSPVILHSPRPVADGEWHLIELLMDRPWANSSQWIMVPLDEKDARTVSDSMTGNLDFLREGIDIMLGGLGPESDWNLIGCLSNVEIGGIVLPYYGPTEVRFPRTQEEKFNKISETPVQTGCVGEVVCEPNPCLHGGICDDHFNLFHCFCLPGWGGDRCELNTNTCASNPCQHGYCSVQDLTYSCTCESGYTGTNCEVKVDVCAGHKCANGGTCLHGLNSYSCLCPDRFTGPNCNTQIEEAPWYVVVRSVPPKLPVSICGDEQQNYTCFNGGNCSDTNMLCDCLPGFSGHWCEIDLDECRSNPCLNGGYCQNMVNKFHCVCEMTFAGETCEIDQ, encoded by the exons GCTTAACAGTTCTCAAGACCTCAGCGCACTGCCTGGACAAGCCTTGCCAAAACAGGGCAGAGTGCAGGGAAGCCCCATCTGACTTCCTGTGCCAGTGTCAGTCGCCTGTGCCAGCCCTGCCCCGCACGCATTGCGATTCTTCCAGCGCTCTCTGCCAACTGTCCATCTGCCAGGGCAATGCGACGTGTCAGCCCTCCGGCGCCCACCCGGGGGAACTAGTTTGCCAGTGTGAGCCTGGCTTGTTGGGGCAGGACTGTCATTCCAGTGCCCAGCTCTGCGCTCAGGGGCTGTGCGGGGACAGTGTCCGCTGTCTGGCAGTGCAAGACAGGAGCCCGGGGTATGCATGCATCTGTCAAGAGGGTTACACTGGGAGTTCTTGCGAGAAAGAGGTGGACCATTGCTCCCCCAACCCTTGTCGCAACCGCGCCATCTGCCGCAGCAGAAGGGACGGCCCCACCTGCTTCTGCGTGCCGGGATTCCAGGGCAAGCACTGCGAGATCGAGGTAAATGAATGCGTGTCGTGGCCCTGCAGGAACGGAGCCACCTGTGTGGACAAGATCGGGCACTACATCTGTCTCTGCAGGCCTGGATACACGG GTAGCAGCTGTGAGGTTCAGATTGATGAGTGTCAATCACAGCCCTGTCTCCACGGGGGCAGTTGCCATGACCACATCAATGGCTTCACGTGTACCTGCCTGGCGGGCTTCCAGGGGGAACGCTGCGAAACGAACATTGATGAATGCAGTGACCAGCCTTGCCAAAATGGGGCTCTGTGTGTGGATGAAATCAATAG CTACCACTGTGACTGCTCACAAACTAACTTTACTGGTGTTCACTGTGAGATCCCACCTCCTCCCTGCTGGTCTCAACCCTGCCTCAACGACGCCCTCTGTGAGGATGAAAATGGGAACTACACCTGCATTTGCTGGCCAG GGTTCGAGGGTCGTAACTGTGAGACAGATGTAAGTGAGTGTGATAGCAGTCCCTGTGTGAATGAAGGCATTTGCATTGAGCGCTCTTGGAAGACACTTTACGGCACAGAGTCCCTGTTTCCTCCTCGATACAGCCCCAGGCATGCTTCTGGCTTCATCTGCAAGTGTCCACCAGGATTTTCAG GTGCCTTGTGTGAGCAAAATACTACTGCTTGTACCACCAACCCGTGTCATAATGGAGCCACATGTGAGGACTTCCTGGGCAGCTACAAGTGCATCTGCCTGTCCGAAAGCCATGATGGAGTCCTCTATGGCGGCCATAACTGTAGCGAGCCCCTGGTGGGTTGTGAGGGACACGAGTGCCAGAACGGGGCAGCCTGCATGCCCTTCCTGAGCGAAGGTGTACATGGCTACAGTTGCATCTGTCAGCCAGGCTACACCGGCTCTTACTGCCAGACGCCCACTGTATTCTCCTTTGAGACAATTGGAGGATTCCTGCACCTGCAGACGCCGCTGCTGGGTGCAGAAGCATACTTTAATATCACACTAAGCTTTCGCACAGTGCTGGAAAACACCATACTCTTCCAGAGGGGTAGCGAAGGGGTCATACTCAGCCTAGAGCTGCAAGAGACACACCTGCTTCTTGATCTTAGGAGTGACCCTCAGACAAACACAACCAGCTGGACTCTGATGCTGCCTCAGGATCTATCTGATGGCGAATGGCACACAGTAGAGGCTGTACTTGGAGAGGGTACCCTGCTGTTGCAACTGCTGGAGCCATGCCAGGATGCAGATAACTGTGGTACAACAGCCCAAGTGGATACCGGCGCCCTTGAGCTGGAGTCAGCTCTACAAAGCACCTTTGTTGGAGGATTGGATGAGGGAGGGGGCACCGGCTCATTCATCGGCTGCATGAGGGACTTGTTTGTGGACTCGCAGCTGATGGTACCGGAGGACTGGTTGAGCAGCTCAGCAGTGAATGTTGTGCAAGGCTGCAGCCATCATGACCGATGCCTTTCTGGTCCATGCGAGAACCATGGAGAGTGTGTTAACCTTTGGCAAGGTTACCAGTGCAGATGTCTGCGACCGTATGTGGGTCAAAACTGTGGTGAGG AGTATATTACTGCCAGATTTGGCCAGGAAGACTCCACAAGCTATGCTGTCTTCACCATCAATGACCAACTGGAATCAGACATGCTCTATCTGTCCATGTTCTTGCGTACACGGAAGGAGTCTGGTCTTTTGGTGCTGCTTGCCAACAGCACTACTGAGTACTTGCAGATGTGGCTGGAAAAGGGAAAACTGACAATGAAAGTCGATAACTTGAAGACTATTACCGGTAAAAATGTGGTTAATGATGGTGAGATCCATTTTGTCAGCATCACCATCCAGGAGGGAATGATAACTCTACAGGAGTCAGATCATGTATTTGAACCAATGGATGTTCAACATGTTTCCATTCAGTATGGGGATGTGATCTATGTTGGCGGGCTGCTTGATGGACGAGAGTCATCTGCCTTCGGTGGTTACTTTAAAGGGTGCTTACAAGACTTGGAGCTCAATGAGAAGAAGCTTGAGTTTTTCCCACTTGATGCTTCTGTGATGTCATATAGACCCGACCGCATGGTTGATGTTACTGCAGGCTGCACCAGTGATGACTCTTGCGCT AAAAATCCTTGCCAGAATGGTGGCATGTGCTTCTCTCTATGGGACGACTTTACATGCAAATGTCCTCCTAACACAGCAGGGCAGCACTGTGAAGAGGTGAGCTGGTGTGAACTCAGCCCCTGCCCACCACAAACAATATGCCGGGCCCTCAGCAAGGGTTATGAAT GCATTTCAAACGTAACTTTTCAGGACAACACCACTCTTGTATACCGTGGGAATGGGCTGATCTCCCGCCACCTGACCAGCATCGTTTTCAGTATCCGTACACGTAAACGCAATGCAGCAGTGTTACATGCGGAGAGTGGACCAGACTTTGTGACAGTATCCATTCAAGATGGCTTTCTGGTGCTTGAGCTTTTAAGTGgaacttcttcttcttcttcttcatcatcTTTGTCACCAGTAATCCTGCACAGCCCAAGACCAGTGGCCGATGGAGAGTGGCATCTTATAGAGCTGTTAATGGACAGACCTTGGGCTAACAGCTCCCAGTGGATCATGGTTCCCTTAGATGAAAAGGACGCGCGTACTGTATCTGACTCAATGACAGGAAATCTAGACTTCCTCCGAGAGGGAATAGATATCATGCTAGGAGGACTGGGCCCGGAGTCTGACTGGAATTTGATTGGTTGTCTGAGTAATGTTGAGATTGGTGGAATTGTGCTTCCGTATTACGGTCCGACCGAAGTGAGATTTCCACGTACACAGGAAGAGAAGTTCAATAAGATATCAGAGACACCTGTCCAGACTGGCTGTGTTGGCGAGGTGGTGTGTGAACCCAACCCCTGCCTGCATGGAGGCATCTGTGACGATCACTTCAACCTTTTCCACTGCTTCTGTCTTCCCGGCTGGGGCGGTGATCGCTGCGAGCTGAATACAAACACATGTGCCTCCAACCCCTGTCAACACGGATACTGCAGTGTGCAGGACCTTACATACAGCTGCACATGTGAGAGTGGCTACACCGGTACCAACTGTGAGGTGAAGGTGGATGTATGTGCCGGCCACAAGTGTGCTAATGGAGGGACCTGCTTGCATGGCTTAAACAGCTATTCATGCCTCTGTCCCGACAGGTTTACCGGGCCAAATTGCAA CACTCAGATTGAAGAGGCTCCGTGGTACGTAGTTGTCAGGAGCGT ACCGCCCAAGCTCCCGGTATCCATCTGTGGTGATGAACAGCAGAACTACACATGTTTCAATGGAGGGAACTGTTCTGACACCAACATGCTGTGTGACTGTCTCCCTGGGTTTTCGGGTCACTG GTGTGAAATAGATCTTGATGAATGTAGATCCAACCCTTGCTTGAATGGCGGCTACTGCCAGAACATGGTCAACAAGTTCCATTGTGTCTGTGAAATGACCTTCGCGGGCGAGACCTGTGAAATCGAC CAATGA
- the crb1 gene encoding protein crumbs homolog 1 isoform X1 translates to MDMDLTVLGSVWLRLVACVLFLLLQWTESLTVLKTSAHCLDKPCQNRAECREAPSDFLCQCQSPVPALPRTHCDSSSALCQLSICQGNATCQPSGAHPGELVCQCEPGLLGQDCHSSAQLCAQGLCGDSVRCLAVQDRSPGYACICQEGYTGSSCEKEVDHCSPNPCRNRAICRSRRDGPTCFCVPGFQGKHCEIEVNECVSWPCRNGATCVDKIGHYICLCRPGYTGSSCEVQIDECQSQPCLHGGSCHDHINGFTCTCLAGFQGERCETNIDECSDQPCQNGALCVDEINSYHCDCSQTNFTGVHCEIPPPPCWSQPCLNDALCEDENGNYTCICWPGFEGRNCETDVSECDSSPCVNEGICIERSWKTLYGTESLFPPRYSPRHASGFICKCPPGFSGALCEQNTTACTTNPCHNGATCEDFLGSYKCICLSESHDGVLYGGHNCSEPLVGCEGHECQNGAACMPFLSEGVHGYSCICQPGYTGSYCQTPTVFSFETIGGFLHLQTPLLGAEAYFNITLSFRTVLENTILFQRGSEGVILSLELQETHLLLDLRSDPQTNTTSWTLMLPQDLSDGEWHTVEAVLGEGTLLLQLLEPCQDADNCGTTAQVDTGALELESALQSTFVGGLDEGGGTGSFIGCMRDLFVDSQLMVPEDWLSSSAVNVVQGCSHHDRCLSGPCENHGECVNLWQGYQCRCLRPYVGQNCGEEYITARFGQEDSTSYAVFTINDQLESDMLYLSMFLRTRKESGLLVLLANSTTEYLQMWLEKGKLTMKVDNLKTITGKNVVNDGEIHFVSITIQEGMITLQESDHVFEPMDVQHVSIQYGDVIYVGGLLDGRESSAFGGYFKGCLQDLELNEKKLEFFPLDASVMSYRPDRMVDVTAGCTSDDSCAKNPCQNGGMCFSLWDDFTCKCPPNTAGQHCEEVSWCELSPCPPQTICRALSKGYECISNVTFQDNTTLVYRGNGLISRHLTSIVFSIRTRKRNAAVLHAESGPDFVTVSIQDGFLVLELLSGTSSSSSSSSLSPVILHSPRPVADGEWHLIELLMDRPWANSSQWIMVPLDEKDARTVSDSMTGNLDFLREGIDIMLGGLGPESDWNLIGCLSNVEIGGIVLPYYGPTEVRFPRTQEEKFNKISETPVQTGCVGEVVCEPNPCLHGGICDDHFNLFHCFCLPGWGGDRCELNTNTCASNPCQHGYCSVQDLTYSCTCESGYTGTNCEVKVDVCAGHKCANGGTCLHGLNSYSCLCPDRFTGPNCNTQIEEAPWYVVVRSVPPKLPVSICGDEQQNYTCFNGGNCSDTNMLCDCLPGFSGHWCEIDLDECRSNPCLNGGYCQNMVNKFHCVCEMTFAGETCEIDLNAESVTSDLLLSIILVSVILLLVLFGVATALVMTVNRRATRGTYSPSRQEKEGSRVEMWNIVQPPPMERLI, encoded by the exons GCTTAACAGTTCTCAAGACCTCAGCGCACTGCCTGGACAAGCCTTGCCAAAACAGGGCAGAGTGCAGGGAAGCCCCATCTGACTTCCTGTGCCAGTGTCAGTCGCCTGTGCCAGCCCTGCCCCGCACGCATTGCGATTCTTCCAGCGCTCTCTGCCAACTGTCCATCTGCCAGGGCAATGCGACGTGTCAGCCCTCCGGCGCCCACCCGGGGGAACTAGTTTGCCAGTGTGAGCCTGGCTTGTTGGGGCAGGACTGTCATTCCAGTGCCCAGCTCTGCGCTCAGGGGCTGTGCGGGGACAGTGTCCGCTGTCTGGCAGTGCAAGACAGGAGCCCGGGGTATGCATGCATCTGTCAAGAGGGTTACACTGGGAGTTCTTGCGAGAAAGAGGTGGACCATTGCTCCCCCAACCCTTGTCGCAACCGCGCCATCTGCCGCAGCAGAAGGGACGGCCCCACCTGCTTCTGCGTGCCGGGATTCCAGGGCAAGCACTGCGAGATCGAGGTAAATGAATGCGTGTCGTGGCCCTGCAGGAACGGAGCCACCTGTGTGGACAAGATCGGGCACTACATCTGTCTCTGCAGGCCTGGATACACGG GTAGCAGCTGTGAGGTTCAGATTGATGAGTGTCAATCACAGCCCTGTCTCCACGGGGGCAGTTGCCATGACCACATCAATGGCTTCACGTGTACCTGCCTGGCGGGCTTCCAGGGGGAACGCTGCGAAACGAACATTGATGAATGCAGTGACCAGCCTTGCCAAAATGGGGCTCTGTGTGTGGATGAAATCAATAG CTACCACTGTGACTGCTCACAAACTAACTTTACTGGTGTTCACTGTGAGATCCCACCTCCTCCCTGCTGGTCTCAACCCTGCCTCAACGACGCCCTCTGTGAGGATGAAAATGGGAACTACACCTGCATTTGCTGGCCAG GGTTCGAGGGTCGTAACTGTGAGACAGATGTAAGTGAGTGTGATAGCAGTCCCTGTGTGAATGAAGGCATTTGCATTGAGCGCTCTTGGAAGACACTTTACGGCACAGAGTCCCTGTTTCCTCCTCGATACAGCCCCAGGCATGCTTCTGGCTTCATCTGCAAGTGTCCACCAGGATTTTCAG GTGCCTTGTGTGAGCAAAATACTACTGCTTGTACCACCAACCCGTGTCATAATGGAGCCACATGTGAGGACTTCCTGGGCAGCTACAAGTGCATCTGCCTGTCCGAAAGCCATGATGGAGTCCTCTATGGCGGCCATAACTGTAGCGAGCCCCTGGTGGGTTGTGAGGGACACGAGTGCCAGAACGGGGCAGCCTGCATGCCCTTCCTGAGCGAAGGTGTACATGGCTACAGTTGCATCTGTCAGCCAGGCTACACCGGCTCTTACTGCCAGACGCCCACTGTATTCTCCTTTGAGACAATTGGAGGATTCCTGCACCTGCAGACGCCGCTGCTGGGTGCAGAAGCATACTTTAATATCACACTAAGCTTTCGCACAGTGCTGGAAAACACCATACTCTTCCAGAGGGGTAGCGAAGGGGTCATACTCAGCCTAGAGCTGCAAGAGACACACCTGCTTCTTGATCTTAGGAGTGACCCTCAGACAAACACAACCAGCTGGACTCTGATGCTGCCTCAGGATCTATCTGATGGCGAATGGCACACAGTAGAGGCTGTACTTGGAGAGGGTACCCTGCTGTTGCAACTGCTGGAGCCATGCCAGGATGCAGATAACTGTGGTACAACAGCCCAAGTGGATACCGGCGCCCTTGAGCTGGAGTCAGCTCTACAAAGCACCTTTGTTGGAGGATTGGATGAGGGAGGGGGCACCGGCTCATTCATCGGCTGCATGAGGGACTTGTTTGTGGACTCGCAGCTGATGGTACCGGAGGACTGGTTGAGCAGCTCAGCAGTGAATGTTGTGCAAGGCTGCAGCCATCATGACCGATGCCTTTCTGGTCCATGCGAGAACCATGGAGAGTGTGTTAACCTTTGGCAAGGTTACCAGTGCAGATGTCTGCGACCGTATGTGGGTCAAAACTGTGGTGAGG AGTATATTACTGCCAGATTTGGCCAGGAAGACTCCACAAGCTATGCTGTCTTCACCATCAATGACCAACTGGAATCAGACATGCTCTATCTGTCCATGTTCTTGCGTACACGGAAGGAGTCTGGTCTTTTGGTGCTGCTTGCCAACAGCACTACTGAGTACTTGCAGATGTGGCTGGAAAAGGGAAAACTGACAATGAAAGTCGATAACTTGAAGACTATTACCGGTAAAAATGTGGTTAATGATGGTGAGATCCATTTTGTCAGCATCACCATCCAGGAGGGAATGATAACTCTACAGGAGTCAGATCATGTATTTGAACCAATGGATGTTCAACATGTTTCCATTCAGTATGGGGATGTGATCTATGTTGGCGGGCTGCTTGATGGACGAGAGTCATCTGCCTTCGGTGGTTACTTTAAAGGGTGCTTACAAGACTTGGAGCTCAATGAGAAGAAGCTTGAGTTTTTCCCACTTGATGCTTCTGTGATGTCATATAGACCCGACCGCATGGTTGATGTTACTGCAGGCTGCACCAGTGATGACTCTTGCGCT AAAAATCCTTGCCAGAATGGTGGCATGTGCTTCTCTCTATGGGACGACTTTACATGCAAATGTCCTCCTAACACAGCAGGGCAGCACTGTGAAGAGGTGAGCTGGTGTGAACTCAGCCCCTGCCCACCACAAACAATATGCCGGGCCCTCAGCAAGGGTTATGAAT GCATTTCAAACGTAACTTTTCAGGACAACACCACTCTTGTATACCGTGGGAATGGGCTGATCTCCCGCCACCTGACCAGCATCGTTTTCAGTATCCGTACACGTAAACGCAATGCAGCAGTGTTACATGCGGAGAGTGGACCAGACTTTGTGACAGTATCCATTCAAGATGGCTTTCTGGTGCTTGAGCTTTTAAGTGgaacttcttcttcttcttcttcatcatcTTTGTCACCAGTAATCCTGCACAGCCCAAGACCAGTGGCCGATGGAGAGTGGCATCTTATAGAGCTGTTAATGGACAGACCTTGGGCTAACAGCTCCCAGTGGATCATGGTTCCCTTAGATGAAAAGGACGCGCGTACTGTATCTGACTCAATGACAGGAAATCTAGACTTCCTCCGAGAGGGAATAGATATCATGCTAGGAGGACTGGGCCCGGAGTCTGACTGGAATTTGATTGGTTGTCTGAGTAATGTTGAGATTGGTGGAATTGTGCTTCCGTATTACGGTCCGACCGAAGTGAGATTTCCACGTACACAGGAAGAGAAGTTCAATAAGATATCAGAGACACCTGTCCAGACTGGCTGTGTTGGCGAGGTGGTGTGTGAACCCAACCCCTGCCTGCATGGAGGCATCTGTGACGATCACTTCAACCTTTTCCACTGCTTCTGTCTTCCCGGCTGGGGCGGTGATCGCTGCGAGCTGAATACAAACACATGTGCCTCCAACCCCTGTCAACACGGATACTGCAGTGTGCAGGACCTTACATACAGCTGCACATGTGAGAGTGGCTACACCGGTACCAACTGTGAGGTGAAGGTGGATGTATGTGCCGGCCACAAGTGTGCTAATGGAGGGACCTGCTTGCATGGCTTAAACAGCTATTCATGCCTCTGTCCCGACAGGTTTACCGGGCCAAATTGCAA CACTCAGATTGAAGAGGCTCCGTGGTACGTAGTTGTCAGGAGCGT ACCGCCCAAGCTCCCGGTATCCATCTGTGGTGATGAACAGCAGAACTACACATGTTTCAATGGAGGGAACTGTTCTGACACCAACATGCTGTGTGACTGTCTCCCTGGGTTTTCGGGTCACTG GTGTGAAATAGATCTTGATGAATGTAGATCCAACCCTTGCTTGAATGGCGGCTACTGCCAGAACATGGTCAACAAGTTCCATTGTGTCTGTGAAATGACCTTCGCGGGCGAGACCTGTGAAATCGAC CTGAATGCAGAGAGCGTGACATCTGACCTGTTGCTGTCCATCATCCTGGTGTCCGTGATTCTGTTGTTGGTTCTTTTCGGCGTGGCCACAGCTTTGGTCATGACGGTGAACCGACGGGCCACACGAGGCACCTACAGCCCCAGTCGACAGGAGAAGGAAGGTTCACGAGTTGAGATGTGGAATATTGTACAGCCTCCACCAATGGAAAGACTAATCTGA